The Campylobacter sp. CNRCH_2014_0184h genome includes a window with the following:
- a CDS encoding ATP-dependent DNA helicase codes for MNLVVDKLRFFLKNNNVFLSGGAGVGKSFLTMELIKSYRVQGKIVIVLGSTALSAFNIGGVTLHSFFAFKRCQNYDELYYEDRKQKDKLEKLKRILKQCDLLVIDEISMVSASLMEMIYYRLSRSGFNGKILLVGDFFQLPPVVKHKENQIQSTLFQNTLYAFSSQAWNDLKFINLKLSITKRTLDKQFYEYLFFLRMGEANKEILNFFKKMLISSKKLLEYMDEYTLLCATNKKTNRINTEKLNLLQGKESIFKAKAEKLDCTLDDKTYEQWINGLNSLSELKLKIGAKIIFCVNNKEENYYNGEQGVVLDFIKDKEQEYILIEKNNGERLKLKPYEYTLEEYELDKDEKLEVKIKAKFVQFPIKLAYAITIHKSQGMSIDKLICDIDGIFEKGQLYVCLSRAINPSNLKIIYNYKMPFEDYFLKILKFDKEVKRFYLQEKFINLEEDRE; via the coding sequence TTGAACTTAGTTGTAGATAAATTAAGATTTTTTTTAAAAAATAATAATGTATTTTTAAGTGGTGGTGCAGGTGTTGGTAAGTCTTTTTTAACTATGGAGCTTATAAAATCTTATAGAGTTCAAGGAAAAATTGTTATTGTATTGGGTTCTACCGCTCTTAGTGCTTTTAATATAGGTGGGGTTACTTTACATAGTTTTTTTGCTTTTAAAAGATGTCAAAATTATGATGAGTTATATTATGAAGATAGAAAGCAAAAAGATAAACTAGAAAAATTAAAGAGAATTTTAAAACAATGTGATTTATTGGTTATTGATGAAATCTCTATGGTAAGTGCTTCGTTGATGGAAATGATTTATTATAGATTATCAAGAAGTGGTTTTAATGGTAAAATTTTATTAGTTGGAGATTTTTTTCAACTTCCACCCGTGGTTAAGCATAAAGAAAATCAAATTCAAAGTACTTTATTTCAAAATACTTTATATGCTTTTTCTTCGCAAGCTTGGAATGATCTTAAATTTATTAATTTAAAACTTAGTATTACAAAAAGAACTTTAGATAAACAATTTTACGAATATTTGTTTTTTCTTAGAATGGGTGAAGCAAATAAAGAAATATTGAATTTCTTTAAAAAAATGTTAATTAGTTCAAAAAAATTACTTGAGTATATGGATGAGTATACTTTATTATGCGCTACCAATAAAAAGACTAATCGTATTAATACTGAAAAATTAAATCTTTTACAAGGTAAAGAAAGTATATTTAAAGCAAAAGCTGAAAAACTAGATTGTACTTTAGATGATAAAACTTACGAGCAGTGGATTAATGGACTTAATTCTTTGAGTGAGTTAAAATTAAAAATAGGTGCTAAGATTATTTTTTGTGTGAATAATAAAGAAGAAAATTATTACAATGGGGAGCAAGGTGTTGTTTTAGATTTTATAAAAGATAAAGAGCAAGAATATATTCTGATAGAAAAAAATAATGGTGAAAGATTGAAATTAAAACCATATGAATATACCTTAGAAGAGTATGAGTTAGATAAAGATGAAAAACTAGAAGTTAAGATAAAAGCTAAATTTGTTCAGTTTCCTATAAAATTAGCTTATGCTATAACAATCCATAAATCTCAAGGCATGAGTATAGATAAATTAATATGTGATATTGATGGAATTTTTGAAAAAGGACAATTATATGTATGTTTATCAAGAGCCATTAATCCAAGTAATTTAAAAATAATATATAATTATAAAATGCCTTTTGAGGATTATTTTTTAAAAATTTTAAAATTTGATAAAGAGGTAAAGCGATTTTATCTGCAAGAAAAGTTTATAAATTTAGAAGAAGATAGGGAGTGA